A single genomic interval of Lacrimispora sphenoides JCM 1415 harbors:
- a CDS encoding TetR/AcrR family transcriptional regulator, which translates to METQKQDRRIRKTQKLLKESLLELMEKKDFKNISVKDITELADLNRGTFYLHYADTYSLLQEMESEVLNDFQDMVSNCRYAFKKGSLLPVVIPIIHYIEENKKICKILFENSSSNDFVNRFHTLVLKNGTTIIREQYPAAREVTLNYYLEFITYGLTGVLKQWLDTDMQQPKEEVAEFVDKMIMGTAQKLLAV; encoded by the coding sequence ATGGAAACTCAAAAACAGGATCGCCGCATCCGAAAAACTCAGAAGTTATTGAAAGAAAGTCTTCTTGAACTCATGGAAAAAAAGGACTTTAAGAATATTTCCGTGAAAGACATCACGGAACTGGCAGATTTAAACCGGGGTACTTTTTATCTTCACTATGCAGATACTTACAGCCTGTTACAGGAAATGGAATCCGAAGTCTTAAATGATTTTCAGGATATGGTAAGCAACTGCCGCTATGCCTTTAAAAAGGGTTCACTCCTGCCCGTTGTCATACCAATCATTCATTATATTGAGGAGAACAAAAAGATATGTAAGATCCTTTTTGAGAACAGCTCCTCCAATGATTTTGTAAACCGCTTCCATACCCTTGTTTTAAAAAACGGCACAACAATCATCAGGGAGCAGTATCCTGCTGCCAGGGAAGTAACCCTGAACTATTACCTTGAATTTATCACTTATGGACTGACCGGTGTCCTGAAACAGTGGCTTGATACGGATATGCAGCAGCCAAAGGAAGAGGTAGCCGAATTTGTGGATAAGATGATCATGGGAACTGCACAAAAGCTCCTTGCTGTTTAA